The following coding sequences lie in one Silvanigrella aquatica genomic window:
- a CDS encoding aldo/keto reductase, translating into MTFHNGFATFQATKPSNYSLGRVFESRRRLLYKEGPHVSPVGFGSYRVGMSKHLGYPECAQALESALKKGINLIDTSSNYGYGQSEMLIGKTLTKLIQEGVIRRENIVVVSKVGYIQASNIELAKSKELQGNGFFEVSKFGEEIWHCIHPDFIFDQINRSLSRLGLETIDVYLLHNPEYMLKKFELEGMDVLNAKKLFYSRLKESFMALESLVLEGKIKAYGVSSNNLGAPDDEYASISIRTVHEIAKSISENHHFKVAQFPMNWLEVSPAFYDIDGTGESTLSYAQKNDIGVMLNRPFNAMFNDGLIRLSRPQVKKEEVEKLDEGMRLGLANWTKLATDLESLARDQLADVPGYDDATLSQFVVSTLAWYPGVTSVLCGIRKEVYVEDVEQALVRPALHRAREHLYRIYENLEFST; encoded by the coding sequence ATGACATTTCATAATGGATTTGCCACATTTCAAGCAACCAAGCCTTCGAACTATTCTTTGGGGCGGGTTTTTGAATCACGCCGCCGTCTTTTGTACAAAGAAGGCCCTCATGTCTCTCCTGTGGGATTCGGATCTTATCGCGTAGGAATGTCAAAACATTTGGGTTATCCTGAGTGTGCGCAAGCTCTGGAATCAGCTTTAAAAAAGGGAATTAATTTAATTGATACAAGTTCAAATTATGGCTATGGCCAATCTGAAATGTTAATTGGAAAAACATTGACAAAATTAATTCAAGAAGGCGTCATTCGTCGCGAAAATATTGTTGTTGTTTCTAAAGTTGGCTATATTCAGGCATCAAATATAGAATTAGCAAAATCAAAAGAATTACAAGGTAACGGATTTTTCGAAGTGAGTAAATTTGGTGAGGAAATTTGGCACTGCATTCATCCCGATTTTATTTTCGATCAAATAAATCGTTCTCTCAGCCGTTTAGGACTCGAAACCATCGATGTTTATTTGCTTCATAATCCAGAGTATATGCTTAAAAAATTTGAGCTTGAAGGAATGGATGTTCTTAATGCAAAAAAATTATTTTATTCTCGATTAAAAGAAAGTTTTATGGCACTGGAGTCTTTGGTTTTGGAAGGAAAAATTAAAGCTTATGGAGTCAGTTCAAATAATTTAGGCGCTCCCGATGATGAATATGCTTCTATTTCTATTAGAACTGTGCATGAAATTGCAAAATCAATTTCTGAAAATCATCATTTTAAAGTAGCTCAGTTTCCTATGAATTGGCTCGAAGTGTCACCCGCATTTTATGATATTGATGGAACAGGGGAATCGACGCTGTCCTACGCTCAAAAGAATGACATTGGAGTGATGCTGAATCGTCCTTTTAATGCGATGTTTAATGATGGACTTATTCGCTTGTCACGTCCTCAAGTTAAAAAAGAAGAAGTGGAAAAATTAGACGAAGGAATGCGTTTAGGTTTGGCAAATTGGACAAAGTTAGCTACAGATCTCGAGTCCTTAGCTCGAGATCAATTGGCTGATGTACCTGGGTATGACGATGCAACTCTATCCCAGTTTGTCGTTTCCACTCTTGCATGGTATCCCGGCGTCACAAGTGTTTTGTGTGGCATCCGAAAAGAAGTCTATGTTGAAGATGTGGAACAGGCGTTGGTTCGTCCCGCCTTGCATCGTGCGCGAGAGCATTTGTACAGAATTTACGAAAACCTTGAATTTAGCACCTAA
- a CDS encoding Bax inhibitor-1/YccA family protein, whose protein sequence is MNFNGFQNSNGNWMENASKNAHVQASASKTIAGVYGWMSFGVLISALMGLVLVQTQIIQALGNFYYGVIIAQLGVVLVMSFAAEKMSAAALKGMFLFYAVLTGFTFAILMLIYPIGNFIALFAMAAMGFAALAVFGAVTKKNLGFMRTFLIMGVFMILGANIVNIFIHSPILRSFTGWAGILVFSGLTAYDSQRIREGAYELALHDAGDTQAIRKFMIFGALTMYLNFINLFISLLKVFGGNRD, encoded by the coding sequence ATGAACTTCAATGGATTTCAAAATAGCAATGGCAATTGGATGGAAAATGCGAGTAAAAACGCACATGTACAAGCATCCGCAAGCAAAACAATAGCGGGTGTTTATGGCTGGATGTCATTTGGCGTTTTAATCAGCGCACTTATGGGTCTGGTTTTGGTGCAAACTCAAATCATTCAAGCCTTAGGTAATTTTTATTATGGCGTCATCATAGCTCAATTAGGTGTTGTTCTTGTTATGAGCTTTGCAGCAGAAAAAATGAGTGCGGCTGCTTTAAAGGGAATGTTTTTATTTTATGCTGTATTAACGGGTTTTACCTTTGCTATTCTTATGTTAATTTATCCAATTGGTAATTTTATAGCACTTTTTGCTATGGCGGCCATGGGCTTTGCTGCTCTGGCGGTTTTTGGTGCTGTAACTAAAAAGAATTTAGGATTTATGAGAACCTTTTTAATTATGGGTGTTTTCATGATTCTAGGCGCAAATATTGTTAATATTTTTATACATAGCCCTATTTTAAGATCATTTACAGGTTGGGCAGGAATTTTGGTATTTTCTGGTTTAACTGCTTATGATTCTCAACGTATTCGTGAAGGTGCTTATGAACTTGCACTTCATGATGCAGGTGATACCCAAGCCATTAGAAAATTCATGATTTTTGGTGCTCTTACTATGTACTTGAACTTTATTAACTTATTCATCAGCTTGTTAAAAGTTTTTGGTGGAAATAGAGATTAA
- the rlmN gene encoding 23S rRNA (adenine(2503)-C(2))-methyltransferase RlmN produces MKSFYGQNRTVLTHDIANHFGTPKSQFRADLLYRNIYKYQALEPSHFEGLSEDVKKWFFNAYYLDIPLEIEDLQLSTHDGSVKFAMRLKSDGRLVESVLIPERGRLTQCISTQVGCAQACRFCQTGRMGLMRSLTTEEIIGQVLLAERWRRENPTASVSGYKNITNIVYMGMGEPLDNIDNVINSTNIFCDNLGLNFSPNKVTISTVGLLPALNTILEKTSVAIALSLHSPFEAERSKIMPVNVKNPITEVIEVIKNHSKKRTNRSFMVQYTLLRGINDTKEHAHALVTLLKEVPAKINLIPLNEHEGASFRRPDLGRVYAFQQELKQAGMVATVRLSKGRDIQAACGQLIQDKVSK; encoded by the coding sequence ATGAAATCATTTTATGGGCAAAATAGAACCGTGTTAACCCACGACATTGCAAACCATTTTGGAACGCCAAAATCTCAATTTAGAGCCGATCTTCTCTATCGAAATATTTACAAGTATCAAGCCTTGGAACCTTCTCACTTTGAAGGTCTCAGTGAGGATGTTAAAAAGTGGTTTTTTAACGCCTATTATTTAGACATTCCCCTTGAAATTGAAGATTTACAATTAAGTACCCATGACGGTTCCGTGAAATTTGCCATGCGCTTGAAAAGCGATGGGCGTCTTGTGGAAAGTGTTCTTATTCCTGAGCGGGGGCGTTTAACGCAATGCATCTCAACTCAAGTGGGATGTGCTCAAGCCTGTCGCTTTTGCCAGACAGGACGCATGGGACTCATGCGGAGTCTCACAACTGAAGAAATTATCGGGCAAGTCCTTCTTGCTGAAAGATGGCGTCGTGAAAATCCAACGGCCTCTGTTTCTGGCTATAAAAATATAACCAATATCGTCTATATGGGTATGGGAGAACCTCTTGATAATATTGATAATGTAATTAATAGTACGAATATATTTTGTGACAATTTAGGACTTAATTTTTCTCCCAATAAGGTGACAATCAGCACAGTGGGATTGCTTCCGGCTCTCAATACCATTTTGGAAAAGACATCTGTTGCTATTGCTCTTTCTTTGCACTCTCCTTTTGAAGCGGAACGGAGCAAAATCATGCCCGTCAATGTTAAGAACCCCATAACCGAAGTCATTGAAGTTATAAAAAATCATTCCAAAAAAAGAACAAATCGATCTTTTATGGTTCAATATACACTTCTTCGTGGTATTAATGACACCAAGGAACACGCCCACGCTTTAGTTACATTGCTAAAAGAAGTGCCCGCTAAAATTAATTTAATTCCTTTAAATGAGCATGAAGGGGCATCTTTCCGCAGACCGGACTTGGGAAGAGTTTATGCTTTTCAACAGGAATTGAAGCAAGCAGGTATGGTCGCAACAGTGCGTCTGTCCAAGGGAAGGGATATTCAAGCGGCCTGTGGTCAGTTGATTCAAGACAAGGTATCAAAATAA
- a CDS encoding DUF4301 family protein — MHLERESPMDEKQSPFQNTISPELLRVHQLDPHRIAIHHKRIIQAIHKQINTTIPVMGACTTSNGGVLSWKLITRLLSSTYHPALRKFQKSSLNYWRENFLITCIPAAGAASRFFSDLHKFALNFESQIPDLKNAFDSIFEKSRILNVSFEKRKYIQEILVNLRISPELSSLYDNLCEHDCENIKEQCTSFYNYLNQTLKTGKATYHFSEYKKNKIKNSTSHSNFLRTPWDYGSINFKVKNKKSAKETNFSNKNTHWMERISPQYVNNKKDPINSNDHLVFIGNHEENILKAYTACRVILYKYGSLPKALVPTTLEGDSFLMLKIAEQIKLLPCHGNVLVVPTNMKKEFEEKINDLSPILQDSTNDIFSLRNTPFAPKWLKSNNNINGKWVFFEQGCDLSTIRFNMDGSPFQDEKGNYAPVSAGHGELIHLFDKMADEFPNAECLHIRNVDNVIGTSNDRSEELNIPAESFRIIRDCIEYLRSKLEDFLFDEKAKKSNSRLHDETTFKILSYLGNFIDHNLSEEGLQICFDSNNRLIGIPYQSFHKIIGNLFHWQQLSPSLSDLECWEQTLSWLELPVSVFGVVRKEVADVGGGPIFAELPDGTKIKLCIEMPHASEEDAIEYFGSRGKATHFNPVLAFFELRTHKRSFDKEASVGKKVNYSKLFDERFWLLTKREYKGKPVCYHETVLHELIGNSATTNLIFIEVPRTLFRPHKSYFDSLGNDRRSYGFDETLATTETRNF; from the coding sequence ATGCACTTGGAAAGAGAGTCGCCAATGGACGAAAAACAATCCCCATTTCAAAATACGATTTCTCCTGAATTGCTGCGCGTGCATCAGCTCGATCCCCATCGAATTGCTATACACCATAAACGAATTATTCAAGCTATCCATAAACAAATCAACACAACAATTCCCGTTATGGGGGCTTGCACAACAAGCAATGGTGGTGTTTTATCCTGGAAATTGATTACAAGATTGCTTTCTTCAACGTACCATCCAGCTTTGCGCAAATTTCAAAAAAGCTCACTAAATTATTGGCGTGAAAACTTTTTAATTACCTGTATCCCAGCAGCAGGTGCTGCTTCCCGTTTTTTTAGTGATCTCCATAAATTTGCTTTAAATTTTGAAAGTCAAATTCCCGATTTAAAAAACGCCTTTGACAGTATTTTTGAAAAAAGTCGTATTCTTAACGTTTCTTTTGAAAAAAGAAAGTACATTCAAGAAATTCTTGTTAATTTAAGAATTTCTCCCGAGCTTTCTTCATTATACGATAATTTATGTGAACATGATTGTGAAAATATTAAGGAACAATGCACTTCTTTTTACAATTATTTAAATCAAACATTAAAAACAGGCAAGGCAACATATCATTTTTCTGAGTATAAAAAAAATAAAATAAAAAATAGCACATCCCATTCAAATTTCCTAAGAACTCCTTGGGATTATGGCAGTATAAACTTTAAAGTCAAAAATAAAAAATCAGCTAAAGAAACAAATTTTTCTAATAAAAACACTCACTGGATGGAAAGAATTTCTCCACAATATGTAAATAATAAAAAAGATCCTATTAATAGCAATGATCACCTTGTATTTATTGGAAATCATGAAGAAAATATCTTAAAAGCTTATACCGCATGTCGTGTCATATTATATAAATACGGATCGTTACCTAAAGCTCTCGTACCGACAACCCTCGAAGGCGATTCTTTTTTAATGTTAAAAATAGCAGAACAAATTAAATTGTTACCTTGTCATGGGAATGTTTTAGTTGTTCCTACCAATATGAAAAAAGAATTTGAAGAAAAAATTAACGACTTAAGCCCCATTCTTCAAGACAGTACCAATGATATTTTTTCATTAAGAAACACCCCTTTTGCACCAAAATGGCTAAAAAGTAACAACAATATCAATGGAAAATGGGTTTTCTTTGAACAAGGATGCGATCTTTCTACCATTCGCTTCAATATGGATGGATCTCCTTTTCAAGATGAAAAGGGAAATTATGCGCCCGTTTCGGCTGGTCACGGAGAACTCATTCATCTTTTCGATAAAATGGCGGATGAGTTTCCCAATGCAGAATGCTTACATATTCGAAATGTTGACAATGTCATAGGCACATCAAACGATCGCTCCGAAGAGCTCAATATCCCCGCAGAATCTTTTCGAATTATACGAGACTGTATTGAATATCTCAGATCAAAACTTGAAGATTTCTTATTCGATGAAAAAGCTAAAAAAAGTAACTCACGTTTACACGACGAAACCACATTTAAAATATTAAGCTATTTAGGAAATTTTATAGATCATAATTTGAGCGAAGAAGGCTTACAAATTTGCTTCGATTCAAACAATCGATTAATAGGAATTCCGTATCAAAGTTTTCATAAAATTATAGGTAATTTATTTCATTGGCAACAGCTTTCTCCATCACTTTCCGATTTAGAATGCTGGGAGCAAACACTATCTTGGCTAGAACTTCCCGTTTCGGTATTTGGCGTCGTACGCAAGGAAGTGGCTGATGTAGGAGGAGGACCTATTTTTGCTGAACTTCCCGATGGGACAAAAATCAAACTCTGTATTGAAATGCCTCATGCCAGTGAAGAAGATGCTATTGAATATTTTGGATCACGCGGCAAAGCCACTCATTTCAATCCTGTACTCGCCTTTTTTGAATTGCGCACCCATAAAAGATCCTTTGATAAGGAAGCCAGTGTGGGAAAAAAAGTAAATTATTCAAAACTTTTTGACGAACGCTTTTGGCTTCTGACAAAAAGAGAATACAAAGGCAAGCCGGTATGTTATCATGAAACCGTGCTTCATGAACTTATTGGAAATTCAGCAACAACAAATTTAATTTTCATTGAAGTTCCACGCACATTATTTCGACCACACAAGTCATATTTTGACTCTTTAGGAAATGACAGGCGCTCATATGGGTTTGATGAAACTCTGGCAACAACCGAAACAAGAAATTTCTAA
- a CDS encoding DMT family transporter yields the protein MLKQNNKGYYLGVVEMMIANSFVGVNIILNKFLLDKAPLFILLEMRYLFGVVILLFISLFMKPKLQFYLTQERFSNKDWIIYILMALSGGAFFNFIYMLGMLNTTASSVGIISSAIPTLIAIFSFFILKQPLKRVHIFCIILVVLGVSMLNLSRISVNDNLNPDSVLMFVGNLIVFLAMIPEALFTIFAKMVKVKVCPIISGLLINFLNALFCLPFALFYLNKINIFSLDYIVWIFSFCVGLFSGALFYIFYNKGIAKIDANTAALLTGVIPISAATLSIIFLKEPIHITTILGMLFVLMSIYIGAKFSDDSKVLLYRVRQKQ from the coding sequence GTGTTAAAGCAAAATAATAAAGGATATTATTTAGGTGTTGTTGAAATGATGATTGCCAACTCATTTGTTGGTGTAAATATCATTCTTAATAAATTTTTATTAGATAAAGCTCCTCTTTTTATTTTGCTAGAAATGCGCTATTTATTTGGTGTTGTCATATTGCTATTTATTTCTCTTTTTATGAAGCCAAAGCTTCAATTTTATTTAACTCAGGAAAGGTTTTCAAATAAAGATTGGATTATTTATATTTTGATGGCTCTTTCGGGAGGAGCTTTTTTTAATTTTATTTATATGCTAGGTATGCTTAATACGACAGCCTCTTCGGTTGGTATTATAAGTAGTGCCATACCCACTTTAATTGCTATTTTTTCTTTTTTTATATTAAAGCAACCTTTAAAAAGAGTTCATATTTTTTGTATTATTTTAGTTGTACTTGGCGTTTCTATGTTGAATTTATCTAGAATATCTGTGAATGATAATTTAAATCCCGACTCTGTTTTAATGTTTGTTGGTAATTTAATTGTATTTTTAGCAATGATACCTGAAGCTTTGTTTACTATTTTTGCAAAAATGGTTAAAGTCAAAGTTTGTCCTATTATTTCTGGATTACTTATTAATTTTTTAAATGCACTTTTTTGTTTACCATTTGCTTTATTTTATTTAAATAAAATCAATATTTTTAGTTTAGACTATATTGTGTGGATATTTAGTTTTTGTGTGGGACTTTTTAGTGGGGCTTTATTTTACATTTTTTATAATAAAGGAATTGCTAAAATTGATGCCAACACAGCAGCTCTGTTAACGGGTGTGATCCCTATTAGTGCTGCTACTCTTTCAATCATTTTTTTAAAAGAGCCTATTCATATAACCACAATTTTAGGAATGCTATTTGTTCTTATGTCCATTTATATAGGAGCAAAATTCTCTGATGATTCTAAAGTGTTACTTTATAGAGTCCGCCAGAAGCAATAA
- a CDS encoding energy transducer TonB, with product MEYFFDINKKNKDQSSLIILLYSIIFHAMLILGLSLVKPGTPEFIKITVATNTIQLSAKGTTSNKQTPLKHQDKKLPKEEIVKSHSQKQSIQKEIPSDNKPMKPDQKSLPNPTPTGQSPNESKEFFSSEATVDKTAQCTLPEINLTEDAINAGVTSGSVIIEVHINSLGKVVDSKLIKGTGYKIDQVAVNAAKELNCKAAWREKENVGVIKRINWIIVQ from the coding sequence ATGGAATATTTTTTTGATATTAACAAAAAAAATAAAGACCAAAGCTCATTAATCATATTGTTATATAGTATTATTTTCCATGCTATGCTTATTCTAGGCTTATCCTTAGTTAAACCAGGAACTCCCGAATTCATAAAAATCACAGTTGCTACCAATACCATTCAACTCTCTGCAAAAGGAACAACTTCAAATAAACAAACACCATTAAAACACCAAGATAAAAAGTTACCTAAAGAAGAAATTGTAAAGTCGCACTCGCAAAAACAAAGTATTCAAAAGGAAATTCCAAGCGATAATAAACCAATGAAACCCGATCAAAAATCTCTCCCCAATCCCACCCCTACAGGACAATCACCAAATGAAAGTAAAGAGTTTTTCTCTTCTGAAGCAACAGTGGATAAAACAGCGCAATGCACTCTACCTGAAATCAATTTAACTGAAGATGCCATCAATGCGGGCGTAACAAGCGGATCGGTTATTATTGAAGTTCATATTAACAGTCTTGGCAAAGTTGTTGATTCGAAATTAATAAAAGGAACAGGCTATAAAATTGATCAAGTGGCTGTCAATGCTGCTAAAGAATTAAATTGCAAAGCTGCATGGCGAGAAAAAGAAAATGTCGGCGTTATTAAAAGAATCAATTGGATTATTGTTCAGTAA
- a CDS encoding ExbD/TolR family protein, with protein sequence MAGGKMSGDDDLIVDINITPFVDVVLVLLVIFMVTAHFIVNKGMKLELPKAATAEQLENQKTFNISIDKNGDFMLDGKIINIDQLKAAAHAAIEKKLKIVAMVSADKNSSYNSVVTVMDALRSEGVSDFALQLDPAQQKK encoded by the coding sequence ATGGCTGGTGGGAAAATGAGCGGTGATGACGATCTCATAGTCGATATTAATATCACCCCTTTTGTTGATGTCGTTCTCGTACTATTAGTCATTTTTATGGTTACAGCCCATTTTATTGTAAATAAAGGAATGAAATTAGAGCTTCCTAAGGCTGCTACTGCAGAACAACTAGAAAATCAAAAAACATTTAATATCTCAATTGATAAAAATGGTGATTTTATGTTGGATGGTAAAATAATTAATATTGATCAGTTAAAGGCAGCGGCGCATGCAGCAATAGAGAAAAAATTAAAAATTGTTGCTATGGTTAGTGCAGATAAAAATTCTTCATATAATTCGGTTGTTACTGTTATGGATGCGTTAAGATCGGAAGGAGTCTCCGATTTTGCGCTACAACTTGATCCCGCCCAACAAAAAAAATAA
- a CDS encoding MotA/TolQ/ExbB proton channel family protein, with protein sequence MSLTQEFLKFALATGAQWVMYLLILCSIVNVAIIIDRIIFFQKMRGDFAEFIKNLSARLNSDEPVEQTSAWCSGQNMLEANVAAVGLERSRDNLRAAEESMNATMIAAKTKLEKGTVVLGTLGSNTPFVGLFGTIIGIIEAFHALSTSANPGPEVIMASISEALVATALGILVAIPAVVAYNFFNRAIKKKMANSDATSRIIMTHLGSNQRHKGKE encoded by the coding sequence ATGAGCCTTACGCAAGAGTTTTTAAAGTTTGCACTGGCTACGGGCGCTCAATGGGTTATGTATTTGCTCATTTTGTGTAGCATTGTCAATGTTGCTATCATTATTGATCGCATAATCTTTTTTCAAAAAATGCGGGGCGATTTTGCTGAATTTATCAAAAATTTGAGTGCGCGCTTAAATTCTGATGAGCCTGTTGAACAAACTTCAGCATGGTGCTCCGGGCAAAATATGCTGGAGGCTAACGTTGCTGCAGTTGGTTTGGAGCGCAGTCGTGATAATCTACGTGCTGCAGAAGAATCCATGAACGCCACTATGATTGCGGCAAAAACAAAATTAGAAAAAGGCACTGTAGTTTTAGGAACTTTAGGCAGCAATACTCCTTTTGTCGGATTATTTGGAACAATTATAGGTATTATTGAAGCTTTTCATGCACTTTCGACATCGGCAAATCCGGGGCCAGAAGTCATCATGGCTTCCATTTCTGAGGCACTTGTTGCTACTGCTCTTGGTATTTTAGTTGCCATACCTGCTGTCGTTGCTTACAATTTTTTTAATCGTGCGATTAAAAAGAAAATGGCAAATAGTGATGCCACATCACGAATTATTATGACACATTTAGGATCAAATCAAAGACATAAAGGAAAGGAATAA
- a CDS encoding tRNA dihydrouridine synthase, translated as MSFFNQPIQVKNLTIKNRVFLAPLAGVSDVPFRRICQELGAGLTYVEMLSAVAISYNNKRTFEMMARHKSENVLGVQVTGPTAAQVAHAVAVLDKQGFDTIDINMGCPVRKVVGAGCGSAFLKDPERISDTVMQSRAATQAPLSAKFRLGYTRENINVEETTQRVLAAQVDMFTIHGRTRSESYSTPCDLLGIQKGIEVGTNHSSRLVKVGNGDVFSYEYAEKMRLETGCDAVMVSRGALGNPWIFKEIIEGKSFNPTFEEWLDVVMRHLSYQEEHYGKNKLSAILARKHLLWYTKGFPSSKSVRDTLNRVEDLAQAREILLEYAKNVAKEYVRYTSSGSELSSQYDPKFEMDRTLDRGVGDEGMES; from the coding sequence ATGAGTTTTTTTAATCAACCTATTCAAGTTAAAAATTTAACTATTAAAAATCGCGTTTTCTTAGCTCCTCTTGCGGGTGTATCCGATGTTCCTTTTCGACGTATTTGTCAGGAATTGGGAGCTGGATTGACCTATGTGGAAATGCTTTCTGCAGTAGCTATTTCTTATAATAATAAACGTACTTTTGAAATGATGGCGCGCCATAAGAGTGAAAACGTTCTCGGTGTTCAAGTCACAGGGCCCACGGCGGCTCAAGTGGCTCACGCTGTTGCGGTGTTGGACAAGCAAGGGTTTGACACTATTGATATTAATATGGGGTGTCCCGTACGTAAGGTTGTTGGTGCCGGATGTGGCAGTGCTTTTTTAAAGGATCCGGAGCGTATTTCAGATACAGTTATGCAATCGCGCGCTGCGACTCAAGCGCCTTTATCTGCTAAATTTCGCCTGGGTTATACCCGTGAAAATATAAATGTGGAAGAAACCACCCAAAGAGTTCTTGCTGCACAAGTGGATATGTTTACCATTCATGGTCGTACCCGTTCGGAAAGCTATTCAACACCATGTGATTTGCTTGGCATTCAAAAAGGGATTGAAGTGGGAACAAATCATTCTTCTCGCCTTGTCAAAGTAGGAAATGGTGACGTCTTTTCATATGAATATGCTGAAAAAATGCGACTTGAAACAGGATGCGACGCGGTCATGGTCAGTCGGGGAGCCTTGGGTAATCCTTGGATATTTAAAGAAATAATTGAGGGAAAGTCCTTTAATCCTACTTTTGAAGAGTGGCTCGATGTGGTTATGAGGCACTTATCGTACCAAGAAGAGCACTACGGTAAAAATAAATTGTCTGCTATTTTAGCTCGTAAACATTTGCTTTGGTACACAAAAGGTTTTCCTTCCAGCAAAAGTGTTCGTGACACGTTAAATCGCGTAGAGGATTTGGCACAGGCGCGAGAAATATTATTAGAATATGCTAAAAATGTGGCAAAGGAATATGTTCGTTATACAAGCTCAGGCAGTGAATTAAGTTCTCAATATGATCCCAAATTTGAAATGGATCGAACGTTAGATCGTGGGGTTGGTGATGAGGGAATGGAGTCCTAA
- a CDS encoding glutamate-cysteine ligase family protein yields MPNQKLKMNQNICSRIWTQQIKGSREGVEKIGLEMEMHAYDSKTLAPIGTADSKIDVQSLLKRVAEISTPLKIKYDESSSLITDIFLKQGGNISVEPGGQLEFSSAPFEHLSDLIENTVKGLKVLENAADGELVFLSHGTNPISHENHPLVLPKERYQIMTRYFESAPQIRGIDMMRHTATIQANLDIFGDENWQDAVNLTLVLIPITSSLFANSCYFKGKKSNFLSERQEVWNKMDPTRSGVPSGLPFAENTECTYATWAKRANVFFVDGLPIQDQPLFNELTFESWLQNGYKGTWPEISDWETHLGTLFPHLRLRDFLEIRHIDAQPFEHSLAPIAFFLALLQCKKVRQEVWSLLNKNNINVKEIFNTKHVENEFSFLHAPLLDFAAEILDQYKEHEGKNAVLAYKNFIHQKQSYWEASSALDFVTRKKTSSPSLDFIKYL; encoded by the coding sequence ATGCCGAATCAAAAATTAAAAATGAATCAAAATATATGTTCTCGAATTTGGACTCAACAAATAAAAGGTTCGCGTGAAGGAGTAGAAAAAATCGGACTTGAAATGGAAATGCATGCTTATGATTCCAAAACGTTAGCGCCAATTGGTACCGCAGATTCCAAAATTGATGTGCAGTCTTTGTTAAAACGTGTTGCTGAAATATCAACTCCTTTAAAAATTAAATATGATGAATCTTCTTCTTTAATTACAGATATTTTTCTAAAACAAGGTGGAAATATTAGTGTCGAACCAGGCGGACAACTTGAATTTTCCTCAGCACCTTTTGAGCATTTGTCTGATTTAATTGAAAATACAGTAAAAGGTTTAAAAGTTTTAGAAAACGCGGCAGATGGTGAGCTGGTATTTTTATCGCATGGTACAAATCCCATTTCACATGAAAATCATCCTTTAGTCCTTCCTAAAGAACGCTATCAAATAATGACTCGTTACTTTGAGTCAGCACCACAAATTCGCGGCATTGATATGATGAGGCATACAGCAACTATCCAAGCTAATTTAGATATATTTGGTGATGAAAACTGGCAAGATGCTGTTAATTTAACTCTCGTTCTTATTCCAATAACAAGTTCATTATTCGCAAACTCTTGTTACTTTAAAGGAAAAAAGAGTAATTTTCTTTCGGAAAGACAAGAAGTTTGGAATAAAATGGATCCGACCCGTTCTGGGGTTCCTTCTGGCTTACCCTTTGCTGAAAACACAGAATGCACCTATGCAACTTGGGCTAAAAGAGCCAATGTCTTTTTTGTAGATGGTTTACCCATACAAGATCAACCTCTGTTCAATGAGCTGACTTTTGAAAGTTGGTTGCAGAATGGATATAAAGGAACGTGGCCAGAAATCTCCGATTGGGAAACTCATCTTGGTACTTTATTCCCCCATTTGCGGTTGCGTGACTTTTTAGAAATTAGACATATTGATGCTCAACCATTTGAACATTCCTTAGCTCCCATTGCATTTTTTCTTGCGTTGTTACAATGTAAAAAAGTAAGACAAGAAGTCTGGAGTTTATTAAATAAAAATAATATTAATGTGAAAGAAATTTTTAATACAAAACATGTTGAAAACGAATTTTCATTTTTACATGCTCCCTTACTTGACTTTGCTGCGGAAATTTTAGATCAATATAAAGAACATGAAGGTAAGAATGCCGTTTTGGCTTATAAAAACTTTATTCACCAAAAGCAAAGTTATTGGGAAGCATCGAGTGCTTTAGATTTTGTCACCCGCAAAAAAACAAGTTCTCCTTCTCTCGACTTTATTAAATACTTATAA